One genomic region from Microcystis panniformis FACHB-1757 encodes:
- a CDS encoding PIN domain-containing protein, producing MKRVLFDSDVLLDVLGKREPHFPASVQALNTVKTGKTQGYISGHAVTNIYYILSR from the coding sequence GTGAAACGAGTCTTATTCGACAGTGATGTATTGCTAGATGTTTTGGGTAAGCGTGAACCACATTTTCCAGCATCTGTACAAGCATTAAATACAGTTAAAACAGGTAAAACTCAAGGATATATTTCTGGTCATGCCGTCACTAATATTTATTATATTTTGTCTAGATAA